A window of Corallococcus macrosporus DSM 14697 contains these coding sequences:
- a CDS encoding M23 family metallopeptidase: protein MFPRRAKGLLDFCMAALCVWAAYHHTPAGALLRKAAAWASGTRSSARPLLAYYDGVSGTSLSPPMVAPDVPLSRALTDAEALAWGTHLSLKGARPRARQPALELAAELGVPAASLLDAHSGPGAARTLHVALAKDFPDEEARLTALFAGRVPARYALERVSAEGGAPTLERLSSQLPPGFEDASVGAAQALALATAFGLAWPVHEGARVTSPFGERFHPVLGRRKLHTGVDLGVPVGTPVVAVADGVVRRASEDAVNGRVLVVDHGRGVTTAYCHNSELLVKVGQRVTRGALVARSGNTGRSTGPHLHYQLELAARPMDPLKFRTALRAVAKDAAP, encoded by the coding sequence CGCCAGCGGGCGCGCTGCTGCGCAAGGCCGCCGCATGGGCCTCGGGGACGCGAAGCAGCGCGCGGCCCCTGCTCGCGTACTACGACGGCGTCAGCGGCACCTCGCTGTCCCCGCCGATGGTGGCCCCCGACGTGCCGCTGTCGCGGGCGCTCACGGACGCGGAGGCCTTGGCCTGGGGCACCCACCTGTCCCTCAAGGGGGCGCGGCCGCGAGCGCGCCAGCCCGCGCTGGAGCTGGCCGCGGAGCTGGGCGTCCCCGCCGCGTCGCTGTTGGATGCGCACTCCGGCCCTGGCGCCGCGCGCACGCTGCATGTCGCGTTGGCCAAGGACTTTCCGGACGAAGAAGCCCGCCTGACGGCGCTCTTCGCGGGCCGCGTGCCCGCGCGCTACGCGCTGGAGCGGGTGTCGGCGGAGGGTGGGGCGCCCACGCTGGAGCGCCTGTCGAGCCAGCTCCCTCCGGGCTTCGAGGACGCGTCCGTGGGCGCCGCGCAGGCCCTGGCGCTGGCCACCGCCTTTGGCCTGGCGTGGCCCGTCCATGAAGGGGCCCGGGTGACGAGCCCCTTCGGCGAGCGCTTCCACCCGGTGCTGGGGCGGCGGAAGCTGCACACGGGTGTGGACCTGGGCGTTCCGGTGGGCACGCCCGTGGTGGCGGTGGCGGACGGCGTCGTCCGTCGCGCCAGCGAGGACGCGGTGAACGGCCGCGTGCTGGTGGTGGACCACGGCCGGGGCGTGACGACGGCGTACTGTCACAACTCGGAGCTGCTGGTGAAGGTGGGGCAGCGCGTGACGCGCGGGGCGCTGGTGGCGCGCTCGGGCAACACGGGCCGCTCCACCGGGCCACACCTGCACTACCAGTTGGAGCTGGCGGCGCGGCCCATGGACCCGCTGAAGTTCCGCACCGCCCTGCGGGCCGTGGCGAAGGACGCCGCGCCCTGA
- the dut gene encoding dUTP diphosphatase, whose product MSSPVTVKVRRVRTHAEPLPLPRYETAQAAGLDLRADIDGERVLGPLERLAVPTGLALALPAGYEGQVRPRSGLALRHGVTLLNAPGTVDADYRGEVQVVLVNLSNEPFTLRRGDRVAQLVVAAVPPVVLQEVEALEETSRGGNGFGSTGR is encoded by the coding sequence ATGTCTTCCCCCGTCACGGTGAAGGTGCGCCGCGTGCGCACCCATGCGGAGCCCCTGCCACTTCCCCGCTACGAAACGGCGCAGGCCGCGGGCCTGGACCTGCGCGCGGACATCGATGGGGAGCGCGTGCTGGGCCCCCTGGAGCGGCTGGCGGTGCCCACCGGGCTCGCGCTGGCGCTACCTGCCGGGTACGAAGGCCAGGTGCGGCCGCGCTCGGGGCTGGCGCTGCGGCATGGCGTCACCCTGCTCAACGCGCCCGGCACGGTGGACGCGGACTACCGGGGGGAGGTGCAGGTGGTCCTCGTCAACCTCTCCAACGAGCCCTTCACCCTGCGCCGGGGCGACCGCGTGGCCCAGCTCGTGGTGGCCGCGGTGCCGCCCGTCGTCCTCCAGGAGGTGGAGGCATTGGAGGAAACCTCCCGGGGTGGAAATGGTTTTGGTTCCACGGGGCGCTAG
- a CDS encoding protein kinase domain-containing protein, whose translation MLCYRCGSLVPASQDTCPTCGLKHDASARPPAGASRRRGADGAPYKPGDVVAGRYAIQEVVGSGPMGFVFRAQDEEIDVEVALKAVHPRLVQQPEERTQFALSMRVAKKLNHPNLLRVYEEGLDGDRPFVTMQLLEGMTLRRMLEQRSARGQLFSLKEVEPLLAQMAAALDAAHRFGPHSDLKPENVIVLPDLLKVTDYGLGLAVPQLPFVQAQKGQRADVYIAPEYVGGGELDTRIDVYSLAVIVGELLTGLVPEDGVIPGLTMHHPDLPTSIEALYRRALNFNPLVRPKTAGEFATEFTGILSRTPAAVLSRARSLPAPPGSSAANAARQAARPPPPVPTGMLPAVMEEDLPPPPGVAAPKPPAPLPDLPPVDATQPLDAASLAAIMGRGKPAAAPQHLTEQALPFIAPPAAAKAAPTAQGAASRPPSSPPVPARAAPVRREPEDAGERGASQSQEAAESLSRAAAPTQVDAPAVTDDRGAAMTLDEAPAVPAARPAAPTLDAAPAVGRSRSRAREGAQEESSSRSREAGAEDTGSRGRGRSAEDSSVRRRRGSEVSDPGSRSGAKKGEPSEVSSPRAAPRGAVLTRPATRAAKPKRSSWGLVLLVVGGLAVGAGGGFLAIKLAHKLGGKGGETTAPVPGGAAALTAPVGGCPAGMRLVSGGAFKMGRDEDDTLGAADERPVASIQVPSFCVDEYEYPNQAGAVPKVAVSWEEARGTCEREGKRLCTEEEWEKACKGPGNSRFPFGEALDAGACNTAAAPGGLAAAGRFARCKSGYAVMDLAGNAAEWTATRVSGQGYALKGGAFDQPEPASRCSARSNGVPTARSNSVGFRCCAGVRQ comes from the coding sequence TTGCTCTGCTACCGCTGCGGCAGCCTCGTTCCTGCCTCTCAAGACACCTGTCCCACCTGCGGGCTGAAGCACGATGCCTCGGCGCGCCCGCCCGCCGGAGCGTCCCGCCGGCGCGGCGCGGACGGCGCCCCCTACAAACCAGGGGACGTCGTCGCGGGCCGCTACGCCATCCAGGAGGTGGTGGGCTCCGGGCCCATGGGCTTCGTCTTCCGGGCCCAGGACGAGGAAATCGACGTCGAGGTGGCGCTCAAGGCCGTGCACCCGCGCCTGGTGCAGCAGCCGGAGGAGCGCACCCAGTTCGCGCTGTCCATGCGCGTGGCCAAGAAGCTCAACCACCCGAACCTCCTGCGCGTGTACGAGGAGGGGCTGGATGGGGACCGGCCCTTCGTCACCATGCAGCTCCTGGAGGGGATGACGCTGCGCCGGATGCTGGAGCAGCGCAGCGCGCGGGGGCAGCTCTTCTCGCTGAAGGAAGTGGAGCCGCTGCTGGCGCAGATGGCGGCGGCCCTGGACGCGGCGCACCGCTTCGGGCCGCACTCCGACCTCAAGCCGGAGAACGTCATCGTCCTGCCGGACCTGCTCAAGGTGACGGACTACGGCCTGGGCCTGGCCGTGCCGCAGCTCCCCTTCGTGCAGGCGCAGAAGGGCCAGCGCGCGGACGTCTACATCGCGCCAGAGTACGTGGGCGGGGGCGAGCTCGACACGCGCATCGACGTGTACTCGCTGGCCGTCATCGTGGGGGAGCTGCTCACCGGGCTCGTGCCCGAGGACGGCGTCATCCCCGGCCTGACGATGCACCACCCGGACCTGCCGACCTCCATCGAGGCGCTGTACCGGCGCGCGCTCAACTTCAACCCGCTGGTCCGTCCGAAGACGGCGGGCGAGTTCGCCACCGAGTTCACCGGCATCCTCTCGCGCACGCCGGCCGCGGTGCTGTCGCGCGCGCGGAGCCTGCCGGCCCCTCCGGGCTCCTCGGCCGCGAACGCGGCGAGGCAGGCGGCCCGGCCCCCGCCGCCGGTGCCCACCGGCATGCTCCCCGCCGTGATGGAGGAGGACCTGCCACCCCCGCCGGGGGTCGCGGCGCCGAAGCCTCCCGCGCCGCTTCCGGACCTGCCGCCGGTGGACGCCACGCAGCCGCTGGATGCGGCGTCGCTGGCCGCCATCATGGGCCGTGGCAAGCCGGCCGCCGCCCCGCAGCACCTGACGGAGCAGGCACTGCCCTTCATCGCGCCGCCCGCCGCCGCGAAGGCGGCTCCCACGGCGCAGGGCGCTGCCTCGCGGCCGCCGTCGTCGCCGCCCGTGCCGGCACGCGCCGCGCCAGTGCGGAGGGAGCCCGAGGACGCGGGTGAGCGGGGCGCCTCGCAATCGCAGGAGGCCGCGGAGTCGCTGAGCCGGGCCGCCGCGCCGACGCAGGTGGATGCGCCGGCGGTGACGGACGACCGCGGCGCCGCGATGACCCTGGACGAGGCGCCGGCGGTGCCAGCAGCCCGCCCGGCCGCGCCGACGCTGGACGCGGCGCCCGCGGTGGGCCGCTCCCGTTCGCGGGCTCGCGAAGGCGCGCAGGAAGAGTCGTCGTCGCGGTCCCGCGAGGCGGGCGCCGAGGACACGGGCAGCCGCGGTCGCGGCCGGTCCGCCGAGGACTCCAGCGTGCGCCGCCGCCGGGGTTCGGAGGTGTCGGACCCGGGCTCGCGCTCCGGCGCGAAGAAGGGCGAGCCGTCGGAGGTCTCCAGTCCGCGCGCCGCGCCTCGGGGGGCGGTGCTCACCAGGCCCGCCACGCGCGCGGCGAAGCCCAAGCGCTCCTCGTGGGGGCTGGTGCTGCTCGTGGTGGGCGGGTTGGCGGTGGGCGCGGGTGGCGGCTTCCTGGCCATCAAGCTGGCGCACAAGTTGGGCGGCAAGGGGGGCGAGACGACGGCGCCCGTGCCAGGGGGCGCGGCCGCGCTGACGGCGCCGGTGGGCGGCTGCCCGGCGGGCATGCGGCTGGTGAGCGGCGGCGCCTTCAAGATGGGCCGCGACGAGGACGACACGCTGGGCGCCGCGGACGAGCGCCCCGTCGCCAGCATCCAGGTGCCCTCCTTCTGCGTGGATGAATACGAGTACCCCAACCAGGCCGGCGCGGTGCCGAAGGTGGCCGTGTCCTGGGAAGAGGCGCGGGGGACGTGTGAGCGCGAGGGGAAGCGGCTCTGCACGGAGGAAGAGTGGGAGAAGGCATGCAAGGGTCCGGGCAACTCGCGGTTCCCCTTCGGCGAGGCGCTGGACGCGGGCGCGTGCAACACCGCGGCGGCCCCGGGCGGGCTGGCGGCCGCTGGACGCTTCGCGCGCTGCAAGTCGGGCTACGCGGTGATGGACCTGGCGGGCAACGCGGCGGAGTGGACGGCCACCCGCGTGAGTGGCCAGGGCTACGCGCTGAAGGGCGGCGCCTTCGACCAGCCAGAGCCCGCGTCCCGCTGCTCGGCGCGGAGCAACGGCGTGCCCACGGCGCGCTCCAATTCGGTGGGGTTCCGGTGCTGCGCGGGTGTGCGGCAATGA
- a CDS encoding ABC transporter substrate-binding protein, with protein MRGCVAALLVALLPVVAVAQQPARPRVVAVKSANLAPYASVIAGFAAEARAEVQEVMLDESAGAAARLFKKLAAQKPALVLALGPLAANAARRSLGEDVPVLFAMVPYYEKYGLDGANVTGISLTSDMGPELEALKAMSPKVKRVGILHDPRFSSGTVTQARAAAASKGMSILPLELEAGGRAEKALDGAVGKVDALLMVADKTVGNAAVVKALIAFATVHRVPLAALTSSQVKEGATLALSPGPTAIGQQAGRLANRIIHEKVNPGALAVVQPEGLDLSLNLTAVRKLDPSSDAVLELLRLAARRDFAVKVYE; from the coding sequence ATGAGAGGCTGCGTCGCCGCGCTCCTCGTCGCGCTGCTGCCGGTGGTGGCCGTGGCGCAGCAGCCGGCCCGGCCTCGCGTGGTGGCGGTGAAGTCCGCCAACCTGGCGCCGTATGCCTCCGTCATCGCCGGCTTCGCGGCGGAGGCCCGGGCGGAGGTGCAGGAGGTCATGCTGGACGAAAGCGCGGGTGCGGCCGCGCGCCTCTTCAAGAAGCTGGCGGCACAGAAGCCCGCGCTGGTGCTGGCCCTGGGGCCCCTGGCCGCCAACGCCGCCCGGCGCTCGCTGGGCGAGGACGTGCCCGTCCTCTTCGCCATGGTGCCCTACTACGAGAAGTACGGGCTGGACGGCGCCAACGTCACCGGCATCTCCCTCACCAGTGACATGGGGCCGGAGCTGGAGGCGCTGAAGGCCATGTCGCCGAAGGTGAAGCGCGTGGGCATCCTGCACGACCCGCGCTTCTCCTCGGGGACGGTGACGCAGGCCCGCGCGGCGGCGGCTTCGAAGGGGATGTCCATCCTCCCGCTGGAGCTGGAGGCGGGCGGGCGGGCGGAGAAGGCGCTGGACGGCGCGGTGGGCAAGGTGGACGCGCTGCTGATGGTGGCGGACAAGACGGTGGGCAACGCGGCGGTCGTCAAGGCGCTCATCGCCTTCGCGACGGTGCACCGGGTGCCGCTGGCCGCGTTGACGTCCAGCCAGGTGAAGGAAGGGGCCACGCTGGCGCTGTCGCCAGGCCCCACGGCCATCGGCCAGCAGGCCGGGCGGCTGGCCAACCGCATCATCCACGAGAAGGTGAATCCAGGAGCGCTGGCGGTGGTTCAGCCCGAGGGGCTGGACTTGTCCCTCAATCTCACCGCCGTCAGGAAGTTGGACCCGTCCTCCGACGCCGTGCTGGAGTTGCTCCGGCTCGCGGCGCGGCGGGACTTTGCCGTGAAGGTCTACGAGTGA
- the purB gene encoding adenylosuccinate lyase — MIPRYSRQEMSSLWSDEARYRRWRDVELAALEGMVEAGLAPREALQDCLSRAGDFTSQDAAKIEEIERTTKHDVIAFLTFMEERVGPSARWLHLGMTSSDVLDTSLALTLRDALDLILKDLDRVMAAVEKRAFEHKHTLQMGRSHGIHAEPITFGHKLAIWYDELRRARTRLSHARESIAVGKISGAVGTFAHLPPAVEEHVCRKLGLKPAPASSQVVQRDRHAEFFTALALLGSSIEKFAVEIRHLQRTEVREAEEPFTAGQKGSSAMPHKRNPILSENLTGLARLLRGYAVSAMEDVALWHERDISHSSVERVIGPDATILADFMLIRFARLMEDLRVYPEQMKKNLDLLGGVVNSQRLLLELARKGMDRQAAYVIVQRNAMKLYEEGLDFRQALLADEDLRKMMTPEEISDCFSPGYHTRHMDDVFQRVFGRSA, encoded by the coding sequence GTGATTCCGCGATACAGCCGTCAGGAGATGTCCTCCCTCTGGTCCGACGAGGCCCGCTACCGCCGCTGGCGCGACGTGGAGCTCGCCGCCCTGGAGGGCATGGTGGAGGCGGGGCTGGCGCCTCGCGAGGCGCTGCAGGACTGCCTGTCCCGCGCGGGTGACTTCACGTCCCAGGACGCGGCGAAAATCGAGGAGATTGAGCGCACCACCAAGCATGACGTCATCGCCTTCCTCACCTTCATGGAGGAGCGGGTGGGGCCCAGCGCGCGCTGGCTGCACCTGGGCATGACGTCCTCGGACGTGCTGGACACGTCGCTGGCGCTCACCCTGCGTGACGCGCTGGACCTCATCCTGAAGGACCTGGACCGCGTCATGGCCGCGGTGGAGAAGCGCGCCTTCGAGCACAAGCACACGCTGCAGATGGGCCGCAGCCACGGCATCCACGCGGAGCCCATCACCTTCGGCCACAAGCTGGCCATCTGGTACGACGAGCTGCGCCGCGCCCGCACGCGCCTTTCGCACGCGCGTGAGAGCATCGCGGTGGGGAAGATTTCCGGTGCGGTGGGCACCTTCGCGCACCTGCCGCCCGCGGTGGAGGAGCACGTCTGCCGCAAGCTGGGCCTCAAGCCCGCGCCGGCCTCCAGCCAGGTGGTGCAGCGAGACAGGCACGCGGAGTTCTTCACCGCGCTGGCGCTGCTGGGCTCCAGCATCGAGAAGTTCGCCGTGGAGATTCGCCACCTCCAGCGCACCGAGGTGCGCGAGGCGGAGGAGCCCTTCACCGCGGGGCAGAAGGGCTCCAGCGCCATGCCGCACAAGCGCAACCCCATCCTGTCGGAGAACCTCACCGGCCTGGCGCGCCTGCTGCGCGGCTACGCGGTGAGCGCCATGGAGGACGTGGCGCTGTGGCACGAGCGGGACATCTCCCACTCGTCCGTGGAGCGCGTCATCGGGCCGGACGCCACCATCCTCGCGGACTTCATGCTCATCCGCTTCGCGCGGCTGATGGAAGATTTGCGCGTCTACCCGGAGCAGATGAAGAAGAACCTGGACCTGCTGGGCGGCGTGGTGAACTCGCAGCGGCTCCTGCTGGAGCTGGCGCGCAAGGGCATGGACCGGCAGGCGGCCTACGTCATCGTCCAGCGCAACGCGATGAAGCTGTACGAGGAAGGACTCGACTTCCGGCAGGCCCTGCTCGCGGACGAGGACCTGCGGAAGATGATGACGCCCGAGGAGATTTCCGACTGCTTCTCCCCGGGCTACCACACGCGCCACATGGACGACGTCTTCCAGCGCGTGTTCGGCCGGAGCGCGTAG
- a CDS encoding phosphoribosylaminoimidazolesuccinocarboxamide synthase gives MNTSALHAQLPLTLQQTDLPALGQHYRGKVRETYRRDDRLILVTTDRLSAFDHILTTIPFKGEVLNRLAAFWFERTKHIVPNHVLDVPDANVTVARACQPFSVEVVVRGYLTGSLWRDYQKGSHTAYGLPFPDGLRKDEAFPSPIITPSTKAEYGLHDEPISEQEILARGLASPRDWARITEAALGLFAEGQQWARSRGLILVDTKYEFGKVGDTLYVIDEMHTPDSSRYWVADEYEARFAKGQEQRMLDKENIRQWLIRERNFSGQGTPPPIPDDVRVDLATKYVAAYEHITGTALTLEPGDVKARIERNLREKGYLK, from the coding sequence GTGAACACCTCCGCACTTCACGCGCAGCTTCCCCTCACCCTCCAGCAGACGGACCTGCCCGCGCTCGGCCAGCATTACCGAGGCAAGGTCCGCGAGACGTACCGGCGGGACGACCGGCTCATCCTGGTGACGACGGACCGGCTGTCCGCGTTCGACCACATCCTCACCACCATCCCCTTCAAGGGCGAGGTGCTCAACCGGCTGGCGGCCTTCTGGTTCGAGCGCACCAAGCACATCGTCCCCAACCACGTGCTGGACGTGCCCGACGCCAACGTCACCGTGGCGCGCGCCTGTCAGCCCTTCTCCGTGGAGGTGGTGGTGCGCGGCTACCTCACCGGCAGCCTGTGGCGCGACTACCAGAAGGGCTCGCACACCGCCTACGGGCTGCCCTTCCCGGACGGCCTGCGCAAGGACGAGGCCTTCCCCTCGCCCATCATCACCCCGTCCACCAAGGCGGAGTACGGCCTGCACGACGAGCCCATCTCCGAGCAGGAGATTCTGGCCCGCGGCCTGGCCAGCCCCCGGGACTGGGCGCGCATCACCGAGGCCGCGCTGGGGCTCTTCGCGGAAGGCCAGCAGTGGGCGCGCTCGCGCGGCCTCATCCTGGTGGATACCAAGTACGAGTTCGGCAAGGTGGGCGACACGCTCTACGTCATCGACGAGATGCACACCCCGGACTCCAGCCGCTACTGGGTGGCGGACGAGTACGAGGCGCGCTTCGCGAAGGGACAGGAGCAGCGGATGCTGGACAAGGAGAACATCCGCCAGTGGCTCATCCGCGAGCGGAACTTCTCCGGCCAGGGCACGCCGCCGCCCATCCCGGATGACGTGCGCGTGGACCTGGCCACCAAGTACGTGGCCGCCTACGAGCACATCACCGGCACGGCGCTCACGCTGGAGCCGGGCGACGTGAAGGCGCGCATCGAGCGCAACCTGCGGGAGAAGGGCTATCTGAAGTAG
- a CDS encoding RNA methyltransferase — protein sequence MRPGEQLTVVLHQTRSTDNLGAVARIMANFGFSRLILSEPVLKSIEGAERLAVKSDFVLRGMETTSDLGEALKDCVYAVGTTSRTQLKGRTVLTPEEAMQRLAEESVRGRVALVFGGEQRGMSDEDLARCNDVLAIPTSLVQPSMNLAQSSAVLLYLCHRQGLTPTSAVAEEPGAKLGTLGALAKRMRDVMLRAEFLNPQAPQHVLNELEQTLMRARLTQREAELWLTAFKHLERAVTRGAST from the coding sequence ATGCGGCCAGGGGAGCAGCTCACCGTTGTCCTTCATCAGACGCGTTCAACCGACAACCTCGGCGCCGTGGCCAGAATCATGGCCAACTTCGGATTCTCACGGCTGATTCTGTCCGAGCCGGTGCTCAAATCCATCGAGGGCGCGGAGCGGCTCGCGGTCAAAAGTGACTTCGTCCTGCGGGGCATGGAGACGACGTCCGACCTGGGCGAGGCGCTGAAGGACTGCGTGTACGCGGTGGGCACGACTTCTCGTACCCAGCTCAAGGGCCGCACCGTGCTGACGCCGGAGGAGGCCATGCAGCGGCTGGCGGAGGAGAGCGTGCGGGGCCGCGTGGCGCTCGTCTTCGGCGGCGAGCAGCGGGGCATGTCCGACGAGGACCTGGCGCGCTGCAACGATGTGCTCGCGATTCCCACGTCCTTGGTGCAGCCGTCCATGAACCTGGCGCAGTCATCCGCGGTGCTGCTGTACCTCTGCCACCGTCAGGGGCTGACGCCCACCTCGGCGGTGGCGGAGGAGCCGGGCGCGAAGCTGGGCACGCTGGGGGCGCTGGCGAAGCGGATGCGGGACGTCATGCTGCGCGCGGAGTTCCTCAACCCGCAGGCGCCGCAGCATGTGCTGAACGAGCTGGAGCAGACGTTGATGCGTGCGCGGCTGACCCAGCGCGAGGCGGAGCTGTGGCTCACGGCCTTCAAGCACTTGGAGCGCGCGGTGACGCGGGGCGCCTCGACCTGA
- a CDS encoding S1C family serine protease, with amino-acid sequence MGRARGKSVILFAALVCALVFPAQATGRERNRLWVESQNRALQKQRSTLSDVARRAMPSVVSITTQQAADVQAADGEEAQKGIGSGFIIHPDGYILTSAHVVEGAAEVIVSVLHPRGYVEEFEALVVGEDARTDCALLKIAAPRKLPVLKLASASHVRSADWIVVIGNPFGLAHSVTVGVVSYMGRTDVTPNGRDGDFDYIQMDASINPGNSGGPVLDLHGDVVAVANAVNVAGQGIGFAIPIDIAKTVIPHLKAHGRVRRGWLGMSVQDFSPEVAEAFNLRRGRGVVVTDIVAGGPAERAGLQVGDVIVGVDQRRVRRAHALRWQVAARGVGRDVKFQVHRLGRPMKLTLTLDEMPSEDAPAPTVAASAPGRHAGAPQSVLDDLLSPVPRSKGRRAAPPKGEAGPGTGGSGRDALAP; translated from the coding sequence ATGGGCAGGGCGCGAGGCAAGAGTGTCATCCTGTTCGCCGCGCTGGTGTGCGCGCTGGTGTTTCCAGCGCAGGCCACCGGCCGCGAGCGGAACCGGTTGTGGGTGGAGTCACAGAACCGCGCCCTCCAGAAACAGCGCTCCACGCTGAGCGACGTGGCCCGCCGGGCCATGCCCTCCGTGGTGTCCATCACCACGCAGCAGGCCGCGGACGTCCAGGCCGCCGACGGTGAGGAGGCGCAGAAGGGCATCGGCTCCGGCTTCATCATCCACCCGGACGGCTACATCCTCACCAGCGCGCACGTGGTGGAGGGCGCGGCGGAGGTCATCGTCTCCGTCCTGCACCCGCGCGGCTACGTGGAGGAGTTCGAGGCGCTCGTGGTGGGCGAGGACGCCCGCACCGACTGCGCGCTGCTGAAGATCGCCGCGCCCCGCAAGCTGCCGGTGCTGAAGCTGGCCTCCGCGTCACACGTCCGCTCGGCGGACTGGATTGTCGTCATCGGCAACCCGTTCGGCCTGGCCCACTCGGTGACGGTGGGCGTGGTCAGCTACATGGGCCGCACCGACGTGACGCCCAACGGGCGCGACGGCGACTTCGACTACATCCAGATGGATGCCTCCATCAACCCGGGCAACTCCGGCGGGCCGGTGCTGGACCTGCACGGGGACGTGGTGGCGGTGGCCAACGCCGTCAACGTGGCGGGCCAGGGCATCGGCTTCGCCATTCCCATCGACATCGCGAAGACGGTGATTCCGCACCTCAAGGCCCACGGCCGCGTGCGCCGCGGGTGGCTGGGCATGAGCGTGCAGGACTTCTCGCCGGAGGTGGCGGAGGCCTTCAACCTGCGGCGCGGCCGCGGCGTGGTGGTGACGGACATCGTCGCGGGCGGCCCGGCGGAGCGCGCCGGCCTTCAGGTGGGCGACGTCATCGTCGGCGTGGACCAGCGCCGCGTGCGCCGGGCCCACGCCCTGCGCTGGCAGGTGGCCGCCCGAGGCGTGGGCCGCGACGTGAAGTTCCAGGTCCACCGGCTGGGCCGCCCCATGAAGCTGACCCTGACGCTGGATGAGATGCCCTCCGAGGACGCGCCCGCGCCCACCGTGGCCGCCAGCGCTCCCGGACGGCACGCGGGGGCGCCCCAGTCGGTGCTGGACGACCTGCTGTCCCCGGTGCCCCGCTCGAAGGGCCGCCGGGCGGCTCCGCCCAAGGGGGAAGCAGGCCCTGGGACGGGAGGTTCTGGAAGAGACGCCCTCGCGCCCTGA
- a CDS encoding CFI-box-CTERM domain-containing protein: MSARLQPEELFQAARERAARLDVGRGDAAVERVRAAASALFVRIPEPPVYRRAEDPSRKAAQALLPEIERVLAEALAAGRDAAAVAPLEKLVAALLAHGEALCHTADGRLEAAETAWRRAQELERAAHPTRHLVTSPPRPPPVFDKASRVSRYDPRSAPQAGVKLVCPNMGCKRVGDYAFLTSHAYNRFICPVCRTPFLAYFGELRGLEVEVGRSSKRYFFTVDEVGTTGSTRIEFEEASGQEFPAARRDLLAFMYTEARELKAVVNLTNQRLMWVSPASSCFVATVAFGEGAPELVAFRAYRDDVLRKSAPGRVFIRGYYQWGPGVAAWVSRRPVVRVGVRWALRRVHGRLKRSGFA; encoded by the coding sequence ATGTCCGCGCGCTTGCAACCCGAAGAACTCTTTCAGGCCGCCCGTGAGCGGGCGGCGCGGTTGGACGTGGGGCGTGGCGACGCGGCGGTGGAGCGGGTGCGCGCGGCGGCCTCGGCGCTCTTCGTCCGCATCCCCGAACCGCCGGTGTACCGCCGCGCGGAGGACCCTTCCCGCAAGGCCGCCCAGGCCCTGCTCCCCGAAATCGAGCGCGTGCTGGCGGAGGCGCTGGCGGCGGGGCGGGACGCCGCCGCGGTGGCCCCACTGGAGAAGCTGGTGGCCGCGCTGCTGGCCCACGGCGAGGCGCTCTGCCACACGGCGGATGGCCGGCTGGAGGCCGCGGAGACGGCCTGGCGCCGGGCGCAGGAGCTGGAGCGCGCCGCGCACCCCACGCGTCACCTGGTGACGTCGCCGCCGCGTCCGCCGCCGGTGTTCGACAAGGCCTCGCGGGTGTCGCGGTACGACCCGCGGTCCGCGCCGCAGGCGGGCGTGAAGCTGGTGTGCCCCAACATGGGCTGCAAGCGGGTGGGGGACTACGCCTTCCTCACCAGCCACGCCTACAACCGGTTCATCTGCCCGGTCTGCCGCACGCCCTTCCTGGCGTACTTCGGCGAGCTGCGGGGGCTGGAGGTGGAGGTCGGCCGCAGCTCCAAGCGGTACTTCTTCACCGTGGACGAGGTCGGCACCACGGGCAGCACCCGCATCGAGTTCGAGGAGGCCAGCGGCCAGGAGTTCCCCGCCGCGCGGAGGGATTTGCTGGCCTTCATGTACACGGAGGCGCGCGAGCTGAAGGCGGTGGTGAACCTCACCAACCAGCGGCTCATGTGGGTGAGCCCGGCGTCCTCGTGCTTCGTGGCGACGGTGGCGTTCGGCGAGGGTGCGCCAGAGTTGGTGGCCTTCCGCGCGTACCGAGACGACGTGCTGCGGAAGAGCGCGCCGGGCCGCGTGTTCATCCGGGGCTACTATCAATGGGGCCCTGGCGTGGCGGCGTGGGTGTCGCGGCGTCCGGTGGTCCGTGTCGGGGTGCGGTGGGCGCTGCGGCGGGTGCATGGCCGCCTGAAGAGGAGCGGATTCGCGTGA